A window of the Henckelia pumila isolate YLH828 chromosome 3, ASM3356847v2, whole genome shotgun sequence genome harbors these coding sequences:
- the LOC140886887 gene encoding ETHYLENE INSENSITIVE 3-like 3 protein has product MDAMEYIGVDISSDIEVDDIPAAGNMEEKDVSDEEIEEEELEKRMWKDRVRLKRIKERQKLALQQAAERQKAKSSTDQARRKKMARAQDGILKYMLKLTEVCNARGFVYGIIPDKGKPVSGASENVRAWWKEKVKFDKNGPAAIAKYEADCLSREDGGGGQNGNSQRVLQDLQDATLGSLLSSLMQHCNPPQRKYPLDKGVPPPWWPTGNEEWWIRLGLPKGQTPLYKKPHDLKKVWKVGVLTAVIKHMSPNIAKIRRLVRQSKCLQDKMTAKESSIWLGVLSREESFIQQPSSDNGSSSISEAPSKNRGSKKKPSVDSDSDYDVDGVDGMGSVSSKDDRRDESTDRAPFEPPVHVTPQPGSKQHAGERSRKRNYPKSSPVNQLGVPSVNENPRKRKKKESGLADQLTVPSPNQHQHEDLDGMVMNRNHNESLSGLLISERQPETDGIMTTRPHEENACLEASDINLFYSFSSSNGVPIRSVPSDNEPLPYPMAQSADLVTHAAHIFPASQNSQLQSRPQLAELREETQKSVSNPESQDAGLNHGLQNSIWHPGPQDSTLPQRFQNSQLHNESTGYLHHPSITVGSSHRGQLSDPAFSDVRYRAEDAGFPLPVLPRNGNEISREGFPRLMQDAFPNGRNVDTQFTSLNNLSTELAAYSPFSLPFDGTSSLDTGDFDFVVDDNSSDDSNFAELMKYFAS; this is encoded by the exons ATGGATGCTATGGAGTACATTGGCGTGGATATCAG CTCGGATATCGAGGTTGATGACATACCAGCCGCTGGTAACATGGAGGAGAAAGATGTCAGTGATGAAGAGATTGAGGAAGAAGAATTGGAGAAGCGGATGTGGAAGGACAGAGTCAGGCTCAAAAGGATTAAGGAAAGGCAGAAACTTGCGTTACAGCAAGCTGCAGAGAGGCAGAAGGCTAAGTCCTCCACGGATCAGGCACGCAGAAAGAAGATGGCTCGTGCTCAAGATGGCATTTTGAAATACATGTTGAAGCTCACAGAAGTCTGCAATGCTCGTGGATTTGTGTATGGCATTATTCCGGATAAGGGCAAACCAGTTAGTGGTGCGTCAGAAAATGTTCGAGCTTGGTGGAAAGAAAAGGTGAAGTTTGACAAGAACGGCCCCGCGGCCATTGCTAAGTATGAGGCCGACTGCCTTTCCAGAGAAGATGGAGGTGGTGGCCAAAACGGTAATTCACAAAGAGTCCTTCAAGATTTGCAAGATGCCACACTTGGATCTCTTTTATCTTCCTTGATGCAACATTGCAATCCGCCGCAGCGTAAATACCCACTCGATAAGGGTGTCCCTCCACCTTGGTGGCCAACGGGGAATGAGGAATGGTGGATTAGATTGGGATTACCCAAGGGTCAGACTCCTCTGTATAAGAAGCCTCATGATCTGAAAAAGGTATGGAAAGTTGGGGTGCTAACTGCTGTTATAAAGCATATGTCACCCAATATCGCAAAAATAAGAAGGCTAGTTAGGCAGTCCAAGTGTTTACAGGATAAGATGACTGCTAAAGAGAGCTCGATATGGCTAGGTGTTTTGAGCAGGGAGGAGTCTTTTATCCAGCAGCCAAGTAGTGATAATGGATCATCCAGCATAAGTGAGGCACCTTCCAAAAACCGTGGAAGTAAGAAGAAACCTTCTGTTGACAGCGACAGTGATTACGATGTCGATGGTGTTGATGGCATGGGATCTGTCTCATCTAAAGATGATAGGAGAGATGAATCTACAGATAGAGCACCTTTCGAGCCTCCTGTTCATGTCACACCTCAACCTGGCAGTAAACAGCATGCAGGGGAACGATCCCGGAAGCGAAATTACCCAAAATCCAGCCCTGTTAACCAACTGGGAGTACCATCTGTTAACGAAAATCCacggaaaagaaaaaagaaagaatCAGGCCTTGCTGACCAACTGACAGTGCCATCTCCCAATCAGCATCAACATGAGGATCTTGATGGCATGGTGATGAACAGAAACCATAATGAATCATTATCTGGATTATTGATCAGTGAAAGGCAGCCAGAAACTGATGGAATAATGACCACAAGGCCTCATGAGGAAAATGCCTGCTTAGAAGCATCCGATATTAACTTATTTTACTCATTTTCTTCTTCGAACGGTGTCCCCATAAGGAGTGTGCCATCGGATAATGAACCCTTACCTTATCCAATGGCTCAGAGTGCTGACCTTGTAACTCATGCAGCTCATATCTTTCCGGCATCTCAAAATTCTCAGTTACAAAGCAGGCCTCAACTTGCTGAGTTACGCGAAGAAACACAAAAGTCTGTGTCGAATCCGGAATCCCAAGATGCAGGATTGAATCATGGTCTCCAAAATTCTATTTGGCATCCAGGACCGCAAGATTCAACTCTCCCTCAAAGGTTTCAAAATTCTCAGCTGCATAATGAATCAACTGGTTACTTGCATCATCCATCAATAACAGTTGGATCAAGCCATCGAGGCCAGCTGTCTGACCCAGCATTCAGTGACGTGCGATACAGAGCAGAGGATGCCGGCTTCCCTTTACCAGTATTGCCTAGGAACGGAAATGAAATTTCCAGAGAAGGATTCCCACGATTGATGCAAGATGCATTTCCAAACGGTAGAAATGTGGACACACAGTTTACTTCTCTCAATAACTTGTCAACTGAGTTAGCAGCGTACAGCCCATTTAGTCTTCCCTTTGATGGCACAAGTTCGTTAGATACTGGTGATTTCGACTTTGTTGTTGATGATAATTCATCAGATGACAGTAACTTTGCTGAATTGATGAAGTACTTTGCTTCATAA